In Mercurialis annua linkage group LG6, ddMerAnnu1.2, whole genome shotgun sequence, the following are encoded in one genomic region:
- the LOC126687339 gene encoding disease resistance protein RUN1-like isoform X2, whose product MKDFVGMNPRLVEMSMKLDMGRLNDVLFIGISGMGGIGKTTIARAVYEELSSQFEGSSFLANVREVTEKRGLVPLQQQLLSEVLMDRNTVVWDVHSGTNEIINRVCKKRVLLILDDVNHLEQLKLLAGRHDWFGNGSRIIITTRNEHLLKSHGVDKIYKVQVLNQDEATRLFCLRALKDEYLADDYVQLSHEFVNYCNGLPLALDVLGSFLFGKSVNEWRSALCRLKEIPNQEIMEKLLISFDGLDEVVKKIFLDIACFFNGEEHDYVMKVLESRGFYPHLGIRDLADKSLITISKQRIWMHDLLQEMGREIVRQESLEEPGKRSRLWLYKDVYHVFSNDTGTEHVEGIVLDSCGQEDEELSAKAFTKMKRLRLLKLRNLHLSKGLEYLSNKLSYLEWDRYPFKYFPSTFQPNELVELYLRCSSLQQMWKGIKPLRMLKVIDLSYSVKLLKTMDFKDVPNLEELNLEGCTRLVEVHQSIGVLAKRISSLNLKDCRSLVTLPNSICDLKSLKYLNLHGCSKLEKLPERLGEMTCLEKLNAGEVATRQRPFTKLWDFLLPWQEIFRRKNLNPMAAALPSLLSLRSLRSLNLSYCNLTEEALPSDLSCFPLLKTFNLSGNNFVTIPSSISRLSKLEDFQFSDCKRLQSFPNLPSSILFLSMEGCNALETLLPKSNSSQFELFNVCVDGCKRLQLLPDLSSSILKVSIEGFSANGTIPNPSGTHSSKPSSLTFINVLKSIEVESENVPLVARMSGYLHYLLRHRHSSLGFFNPSTQVSVCLAGSEIPGWFNYQSPGNTLEMQLPPYWWTNKWMGFTFCVVFRFNEPVAGTSTIFCDLHAHMAADQELFLGRTSVRILKELDVTSDQLWVNYIPRSSLTCLDKWEESTRLKLTFYSEELSLKYCGIRKMYSRDADELVLCSKPLANMGSLPNDITIIEKNKRGPDDARDDMINELPSKKLKMQVDSRMS is encoded by the exons ATGAAGGATTTTGTCGGAATGAATCCGCGGTTGGTGGAAATGAGCATGAAACTAGACATGGGGCGGTTGAATGATGTTCTCTTTATAGGAATAAGTGGGATGGGCGGCATAGGCAAGACGACCATTGCTAGAGCTGTGTATGAAGAATTATCTTCTCAATTTGAGGGTAGTAGCTTTCTTGCTAATGTTAGAGAAGTTACGGAGAAACGTGGTTTAGTTCCTTTACAGCAGCAACTTCTTTCTGAAGTTTTAATGGATAGAAATACAGTTGTTTGGGATGTTCATAGCGGAACAAATGAGATCATTAACCGGGTGTGTAAGAAAAGGGTACTTCTCATTCTTGACGATGTCAATCATTTAGAGCAATTAAAACTGTTAGCTGGTAGGCATGATTGGTTTGGCAATGGAAGCAGGATAATAATAACAACTAGAAATGAGCATTTGTTGAAATCCCATGGGgttgataaaatttataaggTTCAAGTACTAAATCAGGATGAAGCAACTCGTCTCTTTTGTTTGCGAGCCCTTAAGGATGAGTATCTTGCAGATGATTATGTGCAGCTCTCCCATGAGTTTGTGAATTATTGCAATGGTCTTCCCTTAGCTCTCGATGTTCTTGGTTCATTTCTGTTTGGTAAATCTGTAAATGAGTGGAGAAGTGCATTGTGTAGATTGAAAGAAATACCTAATCAAGAAATTATGGAGAAGCTTTTGATAAGTTTTGATGGGTTGGATGAAGTAGTGAAGAAGATCTTCCTCGATATTGCTTGTTTTTTCAATGGAGAGGAACACGATTATGTGATGAAAGTGTTGGAAAGTCGTGGTTTCTATCCACATCTGGGAATAAGAGATCTTGCCGATAAATCTCTCATAACCATTTCAAAACAGAGGATATGGATGCATGATCTACTTCAAGAAATGGGTCGAGAAATTGTTCGGCAAGAATCGCTCGAGGAACCAGGGAAAAGAAGTAGACTGTGGCTTTACAAGGACGTCTATCACGTTTTTTCAAATGATACG GGTACGGAGCATGTTGAAGGCATAGTTCTCGATTCATGTGGacaagaagatgaagaattgaGTGCTAAAGCTTTCACAAAGATGAAAAGGCTAAGATTGCTCAAACTTCGAAATCTTCACCTTTCTAAAGGCCTTGAATATCTTTCAAATAAGTTGAGTTATCTCGAATGGGATAGATATCCCTTCAAATACTTTCCTTCGACCTTTCAGCCAAATGAACTTGTTGAGCTCTATTTACGTTGTAGTAGCCTACAACAAATGTGGAAGGGAATCAAA CCTTTGAGGATGTTGAAGGTCATTGATCTTAGTTACTCTGTTAAACTACTCAAGACCATGGATTTTAAGGATGTCCCAAACCTTGAAGAGTTGAATCTTGAGGGTTGCACAAGACTTGTTGAGGTTCACCAATCGATTGGAGTTCTCGCAAAACGTATCAGTTCATTGAACTTGAAGGATTGTAGAAGCCTCGTGACTCTTCCAAATAGTATATGTGATCTGAAGTCTCTTAAATATCTTAATTTGCATGGCTGCTCAAAACTTGAGAAGTTACCGGAGAGGTTGGGTGAAATGACATGTTTGGAGAAGCTCAATGCGGGGGAAGTTGCTACAAGACAACGGCCATTTACTAAGCTATGGGATTTTCTTCTTCCATGGCAAGAGATTTTCAGGCGGAAGAATCTTAATCCAATGGCTGCGGCGTTACCTTCCTTGTTATCCCTGCGATCTCTGAGGTCATTGAATCTAAGTTACTGCAATCTAACAGAGGAAGCACTTCCCAGTGATCTGAGCTGCTTCCCCTTGTTGAAGACATTTAATCTGAGTGGGAATAATTTTGTCACCATTCCTTCAAGCATTAGCCGACTTTCAAAACTTGAAGACTTCCAGTTTTCTGATTGCAAGAGGCTTCAGTCATTTCCAAATCTTCCATCAAGTATCTTATTTCTTAGTATGGAAGGTTGCAATGCGTTGGAAACTTTACTTCCTAAAAGTAACAGCAGTCAATTCGAACTTTTCAACGTCTGCGTTGATGGCTGCAAGAGGCTTCAGCTATTGCCAGATCTTTCATCAAGTATTTTGAAAGTAAGCATTGAAGGTTTTTCTGCGAATGGAACTATCCCAAATCCGTCTGGAACACATTCTTCAAAACCTTCTAGCTTGACTTTTATAAATGTCTTGAAGTCGATTGAAGTTGAAAGCGAAAATGTTCCACTGGTTGCAAGAATGTCCGGTTATCTACATTACCTGCTTCGGCACAGGCACAGCTCTCTG GGCTTCTTTAATCCAAGTACTCAGGTATCTGTTTGCTTGGCGGGAAGTGAAATTCCCGGTTGGTTCAACTATCAGTCACCGGGGAATACTCTAGAAATGCAGCTACCTCCATATTGGTGGACTAACAAATGGATGGGATTCACATTTTGTGTAGTTTTCAGATTCAATGAGCCTGTAGCTGGTACCTCTACAATCTTCTGTGATTTGCACGCGCACATGGCTGCTGATCAAGAGTTGTTTCTTGGTCGGACTTCTGTACGAATCTTGAAAGAATTGGATGTTACGTCAGATCAACTTTGGGTGAACTATATACCTCGTAGCTCTTTAACTTGTCTGGATAAGTGGGAAGAAAGTACTCGGCTTAAGTTGACGTTTTACTCTGAAGAATTGAGCTTGAAATATTGTGGGATTCGCAAGATGTATAGTCGAGATGCGGATGAGTTAGTTCTGTGCAGTAAGCCGTTGGCGAACATGGGATCGCTGCCCAATGATATAAcgattattgaaaaaaataagagggGGCCAGATGATGCTAGAGATGACATGATAAATGAATTGCCTTCCAAGAAACTGAAAATGCAGGTTGATTCAAGAATGAGCTAA
- the LOC126687339 gene encoding disease resistance protein RUN1-like isoform X1 produces MEFSNNNGWKYDVFVSFRGEDTRKNFTSHLYSALGQKGIITFKDDKQLERGKTISQELLKAIKESKILIIIFSRNYAFSSWCLDELVEIYECLKLEKGQMAMPIFYNVSPDDVTLQTGNYGQAFDEHQKRFDIINDNKVQRWRVAMTELATISGWDLQDRDESELIEEIVKDVLGKLRKSSLLSSTMKDFVGMNPRLVEMSMKLDMGRLNDVLFIGISGMGGIGKTTIARAVYEELSSQFEGSSFLANVREVTEKRGLVPLQQQLLSEVLMDRNTVVWDVHSGTNEIINRVCKKRVLLILDDVNHLEQLKLLAGRHDWFGNGSRIIITTRNEHLLKSHGVDKIYKVQVLNQDEATRLFCLRALKDEYLADDYVQLSHEFVNYCNGLPLALDVLGSFLFGKSVNEWRSALCRLKEIPNQEIMEKLLISFDGLDEVVKKIFLDIACFFNGEEHDYVMKVLESRGFYPHLGIRDLADKSLITISKQRIWMHDLLQEMGREIVRQESLEEPGKRSRLWLYKDVYHVFSNDTGTEHVEGIVLDSCGQEDEELSAKAFTKMKRLRLLKLRNLHLSKGLEYLSNKLSYLEWDRYPFKYFPSTFQPNELVELYLRCSSLQQMWKGIKPLRMLKVIDLSYSVKLLKTMDFKDVPNLEELNLEGCTRLVEVHQSIGVLAKRISSLNLKDCRSLVTLPNSICDLKSLKYLNLHGCSKLEKLPERLGEMTCLEKLNAGEVATRQRPFTKLWDFLLPWQEIFRRKNLNPMAAALPSLLSLRSLRSLNLSYCNLTEEALPSDLSCFPLLKTFNLSGNNFVTIPSSISRLSKLEDFQFSDCKRLQSFPNLPSSILFLSMEGCNALETLLPKSNSSQFELFNVCVDGCKRLQLLPDLSSSILKVSIEGFSANGTIPNPSGTHSSKPSSLTFINVLKSIEVESENVPLVARMSGYLHYLLRHRHSSLGFFNPSTQVSVCLAGSEIPGWFNYQSPGNTLEMQLPPYWWTNKWMGFTFCVVFRFNEPVAGTSTIFCDLHAHMAADQELFLGRTSVRILKELDVTSDQLWVNYIPRSSLTCLDKWEESTRLKLTFYSEELSLKYCGIRKMYSRDADELVLCSKPLANMGSLPNDITIIEKNKRGPDDARDDMINELPSKKLKMQVDSRMS; encoded by the exons ATGGAGTTTAGCAATAATAACGGTTGGAAATACGACGTTTTTGTAAGTTTTAGAGGCGAAGATACTCGGAAAAATTTCACTAGCCATCTATATAGCGCATTAGGTCAAAAAGGAATTATAACATTTAAAGATGATAAACAACTGGAGAGGGGCAAAACTATTTCTCAAGAATTGCTTAAAGCAATCAAAGAATCgaaaattttgataataattttcTCGAGAAACTATGCATTTTCTAGTTGGTGTTTGGATGAGCTTGTGGAAATTTATGAGTGCTTGAAATTAGAAAAAGGACAGATGGCAATGCCTATTTTCTACAATGTGAGTCCTGATGATGTGACACTACAAACTGGAAATTATGGACAAGCTTTTGATGAGCATCAGAAACGTTTCGATATTATTAATGATAATAAGGTCCAACGTTGGAGAGTTGCTATGACTGAATTAGCTACCATTTCTGGTTGGGATTTGCAAGAtag GGATGAATCGGAGCTTATTGAAGAAATTGTTAAGGACGTCCTAGGAAAATTAAGAAAATCGAGTTTATTGTCGAGTACTATGAAGGATTTTGTCGGAATGAATCCGCGGTTGGTGGAAATGAGCATGAAACTAGACATGGGGCGGTTGAATGATGTTCTCTTTATAGGAATAAGTGGGATGGGCGGCATAGGCAAGACGACCATTGCTAGAGCTGTGTATGAAGAATTATCTTCTCAATTTGAGGGTAGTAGCTTTCTTGCTAATGTTAGAGAAGTTACGGAGAAACGTGGTTTAGTTCCTTTACAGCAGCAACTTCTTTCTGAAGTTTTAATGGATAGAAATACAGTTGTTTGGGATGTTCATAGCGGAACAAATGAGATCATTAACCGGGTGTGTAAGAAAAGGGTACTTCTCATTCTTGACGATGTCAATCATTTAGAGCAATTAAAACTGTTAGCTGGTAGGCATGATTGGTTTGGCAATGGAAGCAGGATAATAATAACAACTAGAAATGAGCATTTGTTGAAATCCCATGGGgttgataaaatttataaggTTCAAGTACTAAATCAGGATGAAGCAACTCGTCTCTTTTGTTTGCGAGCCCTTAAGGATGAGTATCTTGCAGATGATTATGTGCAGCTCTCCCATGAGTTTGTGAATTATTGCAATGGTCTTCCCTTAGCTCTCGATGTTCTTGGTTCATTTCTGTTTGGTAAATCTGTAAATGAGTGGAGAAGTGCATTGTGTAGATTGAAAGAAATACCTAATCAAGAAATTATGGAGAAGCTTTTGATAAGTTTTGATGGGTTGGATGAAGTAGTGAAGAAGATCTTCCTCGATATTGCTTGTTTTTTCAATGGAGAGGAACACGATTATGTGATGAAAGTGTTGGAAAGTCGTGGTTTCTATCCACATCTGGGAATAAGAGATCTTGCCGATAAATCTCTCATAACCATTTCAAAACAGAGGATATGGATGCATGATCTACTTCAAGAAATGGGTCGAGAAATTGTTCGGCAAGAATCGCTCGAGGAACCAGGGAAAAGAAGTAGACTGTGGCTTTACAAGGACGTCTATCACGTTTTTTCAAATGATACG GGTACGGAGCATGTTGAAGGCATAGTTCTCGATTCATGTGGacaagaagatgaagaattgaGTGCTAAAGCTTTCACAAAGATGAAAAGGCTAAGATTGCTCAAACTTCGAAATCTTCACCTTTCTAAAGGCCTTGAATATCTTTCAAATAAGTTGAGTTATCTCGAATGGGATAGATATCCCTTCAAATACTTTCCTTCGACCTTTCAGCCAAATGAACTTGTTGAGCTCTATTTACGTTGTAGTAGCCTACAACAAATGTGGAAGGGAATCAAA CCTTTGAGGATGTTGAAGGTCATTGATCTTAGTTACTCTGTTAAACTACTCAAGACCATGGATTTTAAGGATGTCCCAAACCTTGAAGAGTTGAATCTTGAGGGTTGCACAAGACTTGTTGAGGTTCACCAATCGATTGGAGTTCTCGCAAAACGTATCAGTTCATTGAACTTGAAGGATTGTAGAAGCCTCGTGACTCTTCCAAATAGTATATGTGATCTGAAGTCTCTTAAATATCTTAATTTGCATGGCTGCTCAAAACTTGAGAAGTTACCGGAGAGGTTGGGTGAAATGACATGTTTGGAGAAGCTCAATGCGGGGGAAGTTGCTACAAGACAACGGCCATTTACTAAGCTATGGGATTTTCTTCTTCCATGGCAAGAGATTTTCAGGCGGAAGAATCTTAATCCAATGGCTGCGGCGTTACCTTCCTTGTTATCCCTGCGATCTCTGAGGTCATTGAATCTAAGTTACTGCAATCTAACAGAGGAAGCACTTCCCAGTGATCTGAGCTGCTTCCCCTTGTTGAAGACATTTAATCTGAGTGGGAATAATTTTGTCACCATTCCTTCAAGCATTAGCCGACTTTCAAAACTTGAAGACTTCCAGTTTTCTGATTGCAAGAGGCTTCAGTCATTTCCAAATCTTCCATCAAGTATCTTATTTCTTAGTATGGAAGGTTGCAATGCGTTGGAAACTTTACTTCCTAAAAGTAACAGCAGTCAATTCGAACTTTTCAACGTCTGCGTTGATGGCTGCAAGAGGCTTCAGCTATTGCCAGATCTTTCATCAAGTATTTTGAAAGTAAGCATTGAAGGTTTTTCTGCGAATGGAACTATCCCAAATCCGTCTGGAACACATTCTTCAAAACCTTCTAGCTTGACTTTTATAAATGTCTTGAAGTCGATTGAAGTTGAAAGCGAAAATGTTCCACTGGTTGCAAGAATGTCCGGTTATCTACATTACCTGCTTCGGCACAGGCACAGCTCTCTG GGCTTCTTTAATCCAAGTACTCAGGTATCTGTTTGCTTGGCGGGAAGTGAAATTCCCGGTTGGTTCAACTATCAGTCACCGGGGAATACTCTAGAAATGCAGCTACCTCCATATTGGTGGACTAACAAATGGATGGGATTCACATTTTGTGTAGTTTTCAGATTCAATGAGCCTGTAGCTGGTACCTCTACAATCTTCTGTGATTTGCACGCGCACATGGCTGCTGATCAAGAGTTGTTTCTTGGTCGGACTTCTGTACGAATCTTGAAAGAATTGGATGTTACGTCAGATCAACTTTGGGTGAACTATATACCTCGTAGCTCTTTAACTTGTCTGGATAAGTGGGAAGAAAGTACTCGGCTTAAGTTGACGTTTTACTCTGAAGAATTGAGCTTGAAATATTGTGGGATTCGCAAGATGTATAGTCGAGATGCGGATGAGTTAGTTCTGTGCAGTAAGCCGTTGGCGAACATGGGATCGCTGCCCAATGATATAAcgattattgaaaaaaataagagggGGCCAGATGATGCTAGAGATGACATGATAAATGAATTGCCTTCCAAGAAACTGAAAATGCAGGTTGATTCAAGAATGAGCTAA